Proteins encoded by one window of Lathyrus oleraceus cultivar Zhongwan6 chromosome 1, CAAS_Psat_ZW6_1.0, whole genome shotgun sequence:
- the LOC127112984 gene encoding uncharacterized protein LOC127112984: protein MTLEQVEANQATMRSDIITIQEKMDQLLETMLAIAQRERVADAEDEARRNDNPSSLIHQDDNFIHAKKGLVHIPVGGKGDEDRAEPSEAPAHYGSEMGDEPYEAFYVPDQPKPKTLPDPSADRLRALEKKIKAIEGNNIFGASAMNMRLVEPPLSEKEMTGIFVDTLKDPFFDRLVSSAASDFAHLVTIGDRIEKGLRDGKISGAVATSSAPKKYFGGFQKKKEGETNAVSRGYKGKQQASYGQVAAVVPIPYQQPVQQQPMYQPQHQQPRQQQNTAPPRQFKPKPPRRQLDPLPVPYSQIFPYLQKEGLLTLRELKPAVFPYPPGYDANAHCEFHMGAPGHTLENCFAFQNRVQDLIEAKVVTFTPRRPNVNTNPMPTHGGASVSAIEESDQGELILKVEDIQTPITMIGAQLLKSGLVPEELVNDENDKGLRNFIQQMLDRGELQINRRAKNKEEKEIAVVVDILYDEVNVDIPFDEVNMDIPFDEVNVDIPFDEVNVDIPFDEVNVAIPYDEVNVEIPINPLVIEFPAPFAYEDEKAVPWIYQPRAFKQGQEDQPVVINEPNVTSIVGPAGITRSGRVFAPRAVDASTKAKGKEVATPIQIPVPSREMQEMHLSPKVAVTREEAEEFLRIIKKSDYKVVDQLNQTPSKISMLSLLLNSEAHRNSLLKVLSAAHITKDITIEQFDDVIACVTTGNFLGFNDDELPVEGKNHNKALHISLKCIDTILSRVLVDTGSSLNVMPKTILIKLPMEGVNMKPSTLIVKAFDGSRRAVIGEVDLPVKIGPTFFNITFQVMDIHPGYSCLLGRPWIHSAGAVTSTLHQKLKFITNDKMIVIGGEEDILVSHLTSFRYIEVDGEITETPFQSLEVVNMMAVQKTLETPKSGPSMASWQGAKAVMKSENAQDWGKVVEVNQKRDKFGLGYDPSLIKASNQHDEEQIPPVKETFISAGHIFGNQVAMINVEDHEEEASSWIRQAVPNEELTNWKAVEICPD from the exons ATGACGTTAGAGCAAGTGGAGGCTAACCAAGCTACCATGAGGTCAGACATCATTACGATCCAAGAGAAGATGGATCAACTGCTGGAAACAATGCTCGCCATCGCCCAGAGAGAGAGGGTTGCGGATGCAGAAGATGAGGCTAGAAGGAATGATAACCCATCAAGTTTAATCCACCAAGACGACAACTTCATCCACGCCAAGAAGGGTCTGGTTCATATACCAGTAGGGGGAAAGGGAGATGAGGATCGTGCAGAGCCTTCTGAAGCACCTGCGCATTATGGGTCCGAAATGGGAGATGAACCGTATGAAGCTTTCTATGTGCCGGATCAACCAAAGCCTAAAACACTTCCAGATCCATCTGCAGATAGGCTTCGTGCCTTGGAAAAGAAGATCAAAGCTATCGAAGGGAATAATATATTCGGTGCctctgccatgaacatgcgtCTG gtagagccaccattgtctgaGAAGGAAATGACTGGAATATTTGTGGACACGCtgaaggacccattctttgatAGATTGGTGAGTAGTGCAGCATCCGATTTTGCACATCTGGTCACAATCGGAGATCGTATAGAAAAGGGTCTGAGGGATGGAAAGATTTCAGGAGCTGTGGCCACCTCTAGCGCACCGAAAAAGTATTTTGGAGGCTTCCAGAAGAAAAAAGAGGGTGAAACGAATGCTGTATCTAGAGGCTATAAGGGGAAGCAACAGGCTTCATATGGCCAAGTCGCTGCCGTGGTACCCATACCTTATCAGCAACCCGTACAACAACAACCAatgtatcaaccacaacatcaacaacctcgtcaacaacagAACACAGCACCACCAAGACAATTCAAGCCAAAGCCTCCAAGAAGGCAACTTGACCCTCTACCAGTACCTTACAGCCAAATATTCCCATATTTGCAAAAGGAGGGTCTTCTGACATTGAGGGAGCTAAAACCGGCTGTTTTTCCATATCCACCAGGATATGATGCTAACGCCCATTGTGAATTTCACATGGGAGCGCCCGGCCATACCCTGGAGAATTGTTTTGCATTCCAAAATAGGGTACAAGACCTGATTGAAGCAAAAGTTGTTACCTTCACTCCAAGACGCCCGAACGTGAACACTAATCCCATGCCAACACATGGAGGTGCTTCCGTCAGTGCCATAGAGGAAAGTGATCAGGGAGAACTGATTCTTAAGGTTGAAGACattcaaacccctatcaccaTGATAGGGGCACAACTGCTGAAAAGTGGTCTAGTCCCAGAGGAGCTAGTCAATGATGAGAATGATAAAGGATTGAGgaattttatacaacaaatgctgGATCGAGGCGAGTTACAGATAAATCGCCGTGCTAAGAACAAAGAAGAGAAAGAGATAGCCGTTGTGGTGGATATCCTTTACGATGAGGTTAACGTGGACATCCCTTTCGATGAGGTTAACATGGACATCCCTTTCGATGAGGTTAACGTGGACATCCCTTTCGATGAGGTTAACGTGGACATCCCTTTCGATGAGGTTAATGTGGCCATCCCTTATGATGAGGTTAATGTGGAAATCCCCATAAACCCCTTGGTGATAGAGTTTCCAGCGCCGTTCGCATATGAGGATGAGAAGGCGGTACcatggatatatcagcccagagcttttaagcaagGGCAGGAAGACCAACCCGTGGTAATCAACGAACCAAATGTTACCTCAATTGTGGGGCCAGCCGGAATAACGCGCAGTGGCCGAGTGTTTGCACCAAGGGCTGTTGATGCTTCTACAAAAGCCAAGGGGAAAGAAGTTGCTACTCCTATCCAAATTCCTGTCCCTAGTCGAGAAATGCAAGAAATGCATCTGTCACCTAAAGTTGCGGTCACTCGAGAGGAGGCTGAGGAATTTCTAAGGATAATAAAAAAGAGTGATTATAAAGTggtagatcagttgaatcaaacaCCTTCGAAAATCTCCATGTTATCTCTGTTGCTCAACTCAGAAGCACACAGGAATTCATTGTTGAAAGTGTTAAGCGCAGCACATATCACGAAAGACataacaatagaacagtttgacgATGTGATAGCTTGCGTAACCACTGGAAATTTTTTGGGGTTTAATGATGATGAACTACCAGTTgagggaaagaaccataacaaggccctaCATATCTCCTTGAAGTGTATAGATACTATACTATCAAGGGTATTAGTGGACACAGGCTCCTCACTGAATGTCATGCCAAAAACCATTTTGATAAAGCTGCCGATGGAAGGGGTGAATATGAAGCCCAGCACCCTAattgtgaaagcattcgatggcTCAAGACgagcagtgataggagaggttgacCTACCAGTCAAAATAGGCCCAACTTTCTTCAATATCACATTCCAGgttatggacatacatcccgGCTATAGCTGCTTACTTGGGAGACCATGGATCCACTCTGCAGGTGCCGTCACCTCCACTTtacaccaaaagctaaaattCATTACCAATGACAAGATGATTGTGATTGGAGGGGAGGAGGATATCTTGGTTAGCCACTTAACATCTTTCCGATATATCGAAGTAGATGGCGAGATAACCGAGACACCATTCCAGTCCTTGGAAGTGGTGAATATGATGGCTGTTCAAAAGACATTGGAGACTCCGAAGTCAGGACCATCCATGGCCTCGTGGCAAGGAGCTAAAGCTGTGATGAAAAGTGAAAACGCTCAGGACTGGGGCAAAGTGGTGGAAGTGAACCAGAAGCGAGACAAGTTTGGGTTAGGGTATGACCCATCATTGATTAAAGCCAGTAACCAACACGATGAAGAGCAGATTCCTCCTGTAAAAGAAACGTTCATCAGCGCTGGTCACATTTTTGGAAATCAGGTGGCCATGATCAATGTCGAAGATCATGAGGAAGAAGCGTCTAGCTGGATACGACAAGCCGTGCCTAATGAAGAACTGACAAactggaaggctgtggaa ATATGCCCGGATTAG